actgttttcataAAGGTTTAATTATATATAAATAACACAGAGCTGTGTTCATTTGATACTTTTGTGTCTTAAAAAGTTTCAGAAGAACTGACCATTGAAATACTATTAGAAAAGTCCGGATAGTTTTATGCAGGCGACTCAGCAACACCCCGACACTGACTTGAGCCTAAAACTACTTGTCCACACAAATCATTCATACATAAGTGTTTACAATATAAAAGCATTATAtcagaaaaatgaaacaagTTGAACATCTAATTTATGGAGCTGCCATAGAGGAGAGGAGCACAAGCAAaagttcttcagtttttcagatACAGAACAATCCTGAGCTTAAAAAACACATGTACAGTCTCAATGATGTGTAAAAGACAGGAAAACTACAATATGCTTAAAAAAAGTCATGCAGACCTCAAAACATGCTAACTAATGATTAAATCCACAGCAAACTATAAATGAGCGATGATGTGTCGGTGTGAATCGTATCAGTTGTATCTGGTGTCGTTACTAAGATCATATGAAGACTTATTCTTGTTCTGGAGAAGCTACATGATTCCCAGTGTCACTGTCTCcctgtgtttgttctgtcctGTGCAAAATCTCCATAACTGATGGATCACCTTTTCCAGGATTAAACAGTGGAAACACTTCCCCTGTGAAAGCAGCAGTTAAAGATCCAATCAGACATTTTTTCTCCACGTTGTAGAAGGAAAGCTCTCCACTGTCACGATTCAAATACACACCAACCGTACACGGTCTATCATGGACAGGCAGTGAAAACTGTGGCTCTGTGCTGATTTGAAGCTTATTTTCTACGTCTCTGGAAGAAGACAAGAACCAGAAACCATTGGATGTGTTTGGAGAAAAATCTGCCTCATGAGGAATCTCAGAAGCGCTTGTAACTCCGAGCCACCAGGACCGTTTGGGATCAGGCAAATTTGGATGCTTCAGAGAAACCTCCCAGTAGTGTTGTCCAGAGGAGAAGCCAGGTGTTCCTTTGACAGCTGTCACACAGGTAACCTTCTGCCCATCAGGAAAATCACCAGAAAAATCACAAGGATTGGCATCTCTCAGTTTTGTACCACTGACTTTGACATACTGATTCTTTCTGTCTTCCAGTGTGACGTTCACTGTGGAAAAGTTCAAACATGATCAGAAGAACATTAAACAAAGCCCTGAAACACAGAAGTGACTATTCCATATAAAACCAGCATTACCATAGTTGCTGTTAAATGCTGATGGATCAAAGTGATTCTGTGGCACTGTAGGTGAAGCTGTAGAGAACACATCTGTTAATATATCTGTCTTGACTTAAAGAACTAGAAGTGATAGGGTTAAGTTTTACCTTTTGACATCAGTGGTTGCcctgaaaataaatcacattatgtcattcactgttttatttttcttgaagAAAATCATTAAGTCCTACTTTACAATGTGAGCCTCAAATAAAGTGACGCTATCAGTGGAATGCTGCCTGCTGGTCTCGTAGTTAGAACTGTTGTCACAGtgagaacattttcagtttcagtccGAGTTTTCATTTGTGAAAGTTTTGTGATGTCCTGTCCTTAATCTCAGTTGGGTCTGAGATTAAGGACAGTTTCATTCACCTCTCAATTCGCTTCACTACTTCACCCCTATGGCCATTAGAAGGCGACATAAATGAGACCTTGTATGCATGATATCAGAGAGTGGTTGAAAAATTGACTCAGTCAAAGAGATCTTCTTAACCAAGTGCTTGATATAAACTGAATTAATTCTGTATTTATTGTGACTCAGTCTTACCTTCAGTTTCATCTTGTTTGCGTTTGGATTTTCTGCCTGAAAcataaaagacatttattgagctgcgattaatttttttttccttcactgatAATTACACATATTTGCTGTGCTTTGATTGGCATATGTTAATTGAAGTGATCATCTTTCTTCATTCACCTCTCTTTCTGAAGTACATTGCTCCAAGTACAGCTGACACAATGGCCGTGGCAGCAAAGAGCAGCCCAAAGGCCACCCATCCCCcacttccactgtctgaatcaGAAGCAGGTTGTTTATATTGTGTTAttatggaaaagaaaatgtaacagTTGGACACAAGGAAAGAAACTGTTTTATTATCTAATATTTTATTACCTGATTGTTCCTTTATTGCAGGATCTCCCAGGTTGAATCGGGCCACTTTAGGTTCTTCATTATTGTGTCCGACTGAGCAGGAAACCTGCGAGTTGCTGGGAACAAGAACCCAACCGCGGACCGAATGAAGACCAGATGGATCTTCACGGTGCGAAACGTTTGCAGCCAGACTTCCCTCCTGGTCGGACCAGCGCATGACGGGCCGTGGATACCAGCCTTCAGACTCACAGCTCACGTTTACCATGCTGTTTTCTTTCCACACCATCGACAGGAGAGGGTTGTTTCCAGTTTCTAGGAAGGAGTTTGGATAAATACTCAAAtacaaaattcactttttgatGCGAAAGTAAAGCTGGCATTTTCCAAAattcttgtttttcattcttcATTTCCAATTCCATCCTTGAAATACTCACCAATCACAGACAGACTAACAGTTGCACTGTCAAAACCTCGGTCACTGCTGACATAGCATAAGTAACTTCCTGCGTCACCAACAGTGACGTTGGTGAGCTTCAGGCTCACGTCGCCCGTCTTCAGCCCTCCGGACGCGGCATCCTTCGAACCAAACGACACTCGACCAACGTACGAGGCTTCTTTGGACGTGTCCACAAACTTGTTTTCCTGGTAGTGCAGGATGGGAGAGTCGAAGTCGCCGCGGTGCCAACGCACCTCCAGAGGCTCTGCGCTCTGTGGTGGAGTGATCCAGCACGGCAACGTGGTGCTGCCGCCGCGAGG
The nucleotide sequence above comes from Salarias fasciatus chromosome 3, fSalaFa1.1, whole genome shotgun sequence. Encoded proteins:
- the LOC115409910 gene encoding butyrophilin subfamily 3 member A3-like isoform X5, producing the protein MGMVHLWFVMLCVSSCTAASVSDSLVVVVGSPPAVPRGGSTTLPCWITPPQSAEPLEVRWHRGDFDSPILHYQENKFVDTSKEASYVGRVSFGSKDAASGGLKTGDVSLKLTNVTVGDAGSYLCYVSSDRGFDSATVSLSVIETGNNPLLSMVWKENSMVNVSCESEGWYPRPVMRWSDQEGSLAANVSHREDPSGLHSVRGWVLVPSNSQVSCSVGHNNEEPKVARFNLGDPAIKEQSDSGSGGWVAFGLLFAATAIVSAVLGAMYFRKRGRKSKRKQDETEGQPLMSKASPTVPQNHFDPSAFNSNYVNVTLEDRKNQYVKVSGTKLRDANPCDFSGDFPDGQKVTCVTAVKGTPGFSSGQHYWEVSLKHPNLPDPKRSWWLGVTSASEIPHEADFSPNTSNGFWFLSSSRDVENKLQISTEPQFSLPVHDRPCTVGVYLNRDSGELSFYNVEKKCLIGSLTAAFTGEVFPLFNPGKGDPSVMEILHRTEQTQGDSDTGNHVASPEQE
- the LOC115409910 gene encoding butyrophilin subfamily 2 member A2-like isoform X1, which encodes MGMVHLWFVMLCVSSCTAASVSDSLVVVVGSPPAVPRGGSTTLPCWITPPQSAEPLEVRWHRGDFDSPILHYQENKFVDTSKEASYVGRVSFGSKDAASGGLKTGDVSLKLTNVTVGDAGSYLCYVSSDRGFDSATVSLSVIETGNNPLLSMVWKENSMVNVSCESEGWYPRPVMRWSDQEGSLAANVSHREDPSGLHSVRGWVLVPSNSQVSCSVGHNNEEPKVARFNLGDPAIKEQSDSGSGGWVAFGLLFAATAIVSAVLGAMYFRKRGRKSKRKQDETEGQPLMSKASPTVPQNHFDPSAFNSNYVNVTLEDRKNQYVKVSGTKLRDANPCDFSGDFPDGQKVTCVTAVKGTPGFSSGQHYWEVSLKHPNLPDPKRSWWLGVTSASEIPHEADFSPNTSNGFWFLSSSRDVENKLQISTEPQFSLPVHDRPCTVGVYLNRDSGELSFYNVEKKCLIGSLTAAFTGEVFPLFNPGKGDPSVMEILHRTEQLVRFTPTHHHSFKLCCGFNHYSKCTAVLFETLLGLYLCF
- the LOC115409910 gene encoding butyrophilin subfamily 3 member A2-like isoform X6 — encoded protein: MGMVHLWFVMLCVSSCTAASVSDSLVVVVGSPPAVPRGGSTTLPCWITPPQSAEPLEVRWHRGDFDSPILHYQENKFVDTSKEASYVGRVSFGSKDAASGGLKTGDVSLKLTNVTVGDAGSYLCYVSSDRGFDSATVSLSVIETGNNPLLSMVWKENSMVNVSCESEGWYPRPVMRWSDQEGSLAANVSHREDPSGLHSVRGWVLVPSNSQVSCSVGHNNEEPKVARFNLGDPAIKEQSDSGSGGWVAFGLLFAATAIVSAVLGAMYFRKRGRKSKRKQDETEGQPLMSKASPTVPQNHFDPSAFNSNYVNITLEDRKNQYVKLIGTKLRDANPDDFPDGQKVTCVTAVKGTPGFSSGQHYWEVSLKNPNTEPKQSWWLGVPSASEIPHDAYFSPNTSNGFWFLSSSRDVENKLQISTEPQFSLPVHDRPCTVGVFLNHDSGELSFYNVEEKCLIGSLTAAFTGEVFTLFNPGKGDTSPMEILHRTEQTEGDSDTGNHVASPEQE
- the LOC115409910 gene encoding butyrophilin-like protein 3 isoform X2, with protein sequence MGMVHLWFVMLCVSSCTAASVSDSLVVVVGSPPAVPRGGSTTLPCWITPPQSAEPLEVRWHRGDFDSPILHYQENKFVDTSKEASYVGRVSFGSKDAASGGLKTGDVSLKLTNVTVGDAGSYLCYVSSDRGFDSATVSLSVIETGNNPLLSMVWKENSMVNVSCESEGWYPRPVMRWSDQEGSLAANVSHREDPSGLHSVRGWVLVPSNSQVSCSVGHNNEEPKVARFNLGDPAIKEQSDSGSGGWVAFGLLFAATAIVSAVLGAMYFRKRGRKSKRKQDETEGQPLMSKASPTVPQNHFDPSAFNSNYVNITLEDRKNQYVKLIGTKLRDANPDDFPDGQKVTCVTAVKGTPGFSSGQHYWEVSLKNPNTEPKQSWWLGVPSASEIPHDAYFSPNTSNGFWFLSSSRDVENKLQISTEPQFSLPVHDRPCTVGVFLNHDSGELSFYNVEEKCLIGSLTAAFTGEVFTLFNPGKGDTSPMEILHRTEQLVRFTPTHHHSFKLCCGFNHYSKCTAVLFETLLGLYLCF